The Acidiphilium multivorum AIU301 genome includes the window CATCTCCCCGCCGCTCGCGGTGGCACGGGCTATCGCCAGATCGAGCAGTTCCGGGACCGCCTCCAGATACCAGTATGTTCGGGAAGGGCTGCTATGACCCAGATAGGTCGTCAGCCGGATCATCTCGCGCGCCGGATCCTTGCCGGTCCGGTACCAGTCGATCATCGTGCGCACGGCGAAGGTGTGGCGCAGATCGTGGATGCGTGGCCCTCGGCCATGCCGATGGTACTGCTGCTCGGATCGCAAGCCGATCTGCTGGCACGCCTGCGCGAAGTTGTAGCGGGCCGTGCAGTCGGTGAGCCGGGTCGCCTTGTCGGTTACGAACAGCGGCACCGCCGGATGACCGATCAGCCGATCGCGTTCGATGCGATAGTTGAGCAGTCGCTCGACGGTGCTGGGGTCGAGCGGCAGCAACCGCTCCTTGCCGTTCTTGCCCTGTCGGACGCGCAGCACACCATTATCGGCGTCGAGGTCGTTCCCATCGAGCGCGAGCGCCTCGCTGATGCGCAAGCCCGTGACCGCGATGAGCGCGAACAGTGTCGAGCAAGTCAGCCCGCGCAACCCGCAGATCGACGGCAGCGCCTTTGCGGCCGCGATAATCGAAGCGACCTCGGCATTGCTGTAGATATGCGGACGCGAGCGCATGACAGTGTCCGGCAACAGGCCCCGTGGTGGGGGTTCATGCGCCGGATCGAAGCTGCTCAGCCACTGCGCGAAGAGGCGCACGGCGGTAAGCCGCGCCGCTCGCGTCATGCCGTTGGCCTCGCCGAGCGTAGCGTGCCAACGCAGGAACAGCGCCGTGTCGATATGCGTCACACGCTCGCTGTCGGCGAACCGCGTGAAGCGGCGAAGGATGCGCTCGCTGGTGCTCAGGTCGTAGCCGAGGCGGCGCCGCACAGCCAGATAGCGGTCGAGTTGGAAGGTGAGGCTCATTGCGCGCCTCCCGCCACGGGCCAAGGCATTGCCACTGACCGCAGCCCATCGATGTCGAGACGGGCATATATCATCGTTGATGTGCGTGAGCGGTGCCGCAGCACATCGCCCACCTCGTCGAGCGATGCACCCGAGTTCACTAACTGGGTGGCAAGGCTATGACGCAGCAGGTGCGATCCCACATAGGGCGTTACCGGCTTCTGGCCAGTCGCCTTCAGCGCATCCTTGAGAACGGCGTTGACGATCTGGCTGTCCTTGAACGGACGGTACGGCGCGCGATGGGTGACGAACATCGTGCGACAGGACGCGGGTCCGCGTTCCTCGCGCAGATAGCGGCAGAGGGCCTCGCCAACCTCCGCGCTGATCGGCACGCGATCGTGGAGCTTCCCCTTGCCACGCACCAAGAGTTCGCCCGCGCGCCAGTCGATGTCGTCCAGCTGGATCGCGATGACCTCGGCAGCGCGCAAGCCGAGCCGGGCCATGATGAGCAGCATCGCATAGTCCCGAGCGCCGTGCCGGGGGCTGTCGCGCACGCAGGCGAGCACCGCCTCGACGCCCTCGGGCGACAGATGGCGCGGCAGTCGTGCGCCCCAGCGCTTCGCCGCCCTAGGCACGCTCAGCGCCAGATTGGTCGCTGTCGCGCCGCTGCCGAACAGATATTGCA containing:
- a CDS encoding tyrosine-type recombinase/integrase, coding for MSLTFQLDRYLAVRRRLGYDLSTSERILRRFTRFADSERVTHIDTALFLRWHATLGEANGMTRAARLTAVRLFAQWLSSFDPAHEPPPRGLLPDTVMRSRPHIYSNAEVASIIAAAKALPSICGLRGLTCSTLFALIAVTGLRISEALALDGNDLDADNGVLRVRQGKNGKERLLPLDPSTVERLLNYRIERDRLIGHPAVPLFVTDKATRLTDCTARYNFAQACQQIGLRSEQQYHRHGRGPRIHDLRHTFAVRTMIDWYRTGKDPAREMIRLTTYLGHSSPSRTYWYLEAVPELLDLAIARATASGGEMAQ
- a CDS encoding tyrosine-type recombinase/integrase, whose translation is MPQYLQTCIEPYLDSFAESFAAENYTAGTVKTYQSILRKVGHAMDVEGISPSALTLDMAEHLGRKVPRKKTGSVWPYRLARRFAQHLLDIGVTQPVPLTEAQQARATLLANFETYLVKHRGLSPRTIYHTLRFANRFLDHRFGDAIVDPGRLRPADVISFIEHVLAGARRDKTVATHVRIFLQYLFGSGATATNLALSVPRAAKRWGARLPRHLSPEGVEAVLACVRDSPRHGARDYAMLLIMARLGLRAAEVIAIQLDDIDWRAGELLVRGKGKLHDRVPISAEVGEALCRYLREERGPASCRTMFVTHRAPYRPFKDSQIVNAVLKDALKATGQKPVTPYVGSHLLRHSLATQLVNSGASLDEVGDVLRHRSRTSTMIYARLDIDGLRSVAMPWPVAGGAQ